The Insulibacter thermoxylanivorax genomic sequence AGATTCCTTCATCCAGCACAGGATGGAATGGCTGCAGGATGGCCATTGCCTGCTCAGGAAAGCCCAGCTCTGCATAGGACTTGGCTGCAGCGATATGGGCTTCTCTCGTAATCGTAATCGTTCGCTTATCGGGGATATAGACATCCCTAAATTCCTCATACCATGCCAGATACTTCTCATAATCGTCAATCGCTGCTTGATAATATTGCTTGCTGAGCATTTCATCATCAGCATGGATCTGTCCCAATTGCTGTTTCAACGGAATCAAACCATTGTAAAATTGCACATTGAAACGTTCCATCGACAGCGCCTCGTCCATATACGCAACAGCGCGTTCCCAATCCCCTAAACGGAGATACATCTCCCCGGCAGAATACTTGACCTTAGCATTGTTCGGTTCCATGCGCACGACTTTATCCAATACTTCAACAACCTGTTGCTTAATCGCTTCATCACCAGTGTACATATAGAACTGAGTATAGATGCTTGCCAAACTGATCCCATAGTTGACGTTGTATGGATTGAGAGCATGTGCTGACTCGAATCTGTCCACAACCTGATCAACGGACATCGCCGAAGAAATCTTCGTCTGGGAAGAAGCTGCCATCACACGTATATTGAAGATAAATACGACCAGTACGAACAACGTCACCGCAGCTTTACCAGCTATAGGCCCAGCCTTCCCTAATTTGTTCATTAGCTGTGCTGCTCGCGTCCATCGCAATCCTTCCACTGGTACAGACATCGCCAACAACCATAAAGCGATGAACCAGAAGGTTCCGTAGGAGAAGTCAAAGTCAAGAAAAGCGTGAATAAATATAATAGCTAATCCAGAAATAGCTGCTGTTACAGCTATTTTCTCAGCATTAAATTCTTTCCCAGATCGCTCCCGGAACAGGATGACGGCGAAAAAGCCAAACACCAACAAAAACACCGCAAAGCCAAGGAATCCTATATTCAAGAGCATCTCCAAATACCCGTTATGGATCTCATTGCTTAGATAGGGTTCTGTCTGATACTGACCATAAAGAACCCGCCAACCTTCTCCTCCTGCCCCTAGAATCGGGTAATCGAGGCTGATCTCCCAAGCGTCATCATACATGCCCATGCGGCCAAGTGCACTGCCTGTTTCCAGATTGATGTTGCTTACCATCTGCTGCATCGATGCAGGCAGCACACGGTAGACAAGACCTTGATTGAAGAGATCGAGCACCAGAAGCACACCCACGACAAGGATGACAGCGGGAATAAGCCATCTGCCATGTCTGTCGAGCTGAGCATGTTTAAGGGAATCGCTCGTGTCTCGCTTCGACCAGAACAACTCCACAACGGCTGGTACAGCGGAGCTTGCGATTAACACGAGCAGGGCAAGCCATGCTTGTCCATCCGACATAACCATGGCTAGGATCGATAGTACACCAGAGAGCAGGGTATAGATGATGTACTTGAATTGTTCTTTCGTTCGCAGCAGGACAAGGCCGATGAACCATGCGATCGGAAGGGCGATTAATGCCCCTCTTGAGAAAGCCAAGAAGAAAGTGGTTCCGAACAACACAAGAGAAGCGCTGTACAGATACTTTCCTGCACCCGGCTCGGCACGTAAGCTCGTCCTAATGGTCATAATCAGCGAATACAACCAATAGGCACCCATCACTGCAGCGAAGGTGTTCGGGTATTGGAACGGTCCGCTCAATCGATCAGAGACGATAATATCCTTGTAAGGGATCCCGCCTAGATATCCGAAATAGGAGAAAATCGCTATAGCTATCCCCGTAACCAGGAAAATATATGGAAGACGTTTATTGATCTTCCGCTCTTTCCTCATCTCGACGATCATTACGAAGAAACAAGCATAAGCGATCCAGCGAAAGAGATTATCGAAGTTATGCGCCGGCGACTCTGCTGTAATGAATGCCAATACGAACATAAACGGCACGAGGAAGATCGTAAAGTAAGTCCCCGTCAATTTCTTTTTTGTAATT encodes the following:
- a CDS encoding O-antigen ligase family protein; translation: MNYFLLIVLGAIMLFTPYLRGLFFDSDFYLVALVVMACFLVWLTASLITKKKLTGTYFTIFLVPFMFVLAFITAESPAHNFDNLFRWIAYACFFVMIVEMRKERKINKRLPYIFLVTGIAIAIFSYFGYLGGIPYKDIIVSDRLSGPFQYPNTFAAVMGAYWLYSLIMTIRTSLRAEPGAGKYLYSASLVLFGTTFFLAFSRGALIALPIAWFIGLVLLRTKEQFKYIIYTLLSGVLSILAMVMSDGQAWLALLVLIASSAVPAVVELFWSKRDTSDSLKHAQLDRHGRWLIPAVILVVGVLLVLDLFNQGLVYRVLPASMQQMVSNINLETGSALGRMGMYDDAWEISLDYPILGAGGEGWRVLYGQYQTEPYLSNEIHNGYLEMLLNIGFLGFAVFLLVFGFFAVILFRERSGKEFNAEKIAVTAAISGLAIIFIHAFLDFDFSYGTFWFIALWLLAMSVPVEGLRWTRAAQLMNKLGKAGPIAGKAAVTLFVLVVFIFNIRVMAASSQTKISSAMSVDQVVDRFESAHALNPYNVNYGISLASIYTQFYMYTGDEAIKQQVVEVLDKVVRMEPNNAKVKYSAGEMYLRLGDWERAVAYMDEALSMERFNVQFYNGLIPLKQQLGQIHADDEMLSKQYYQAAIDDYEKYLAWYEEFRDVYIPDKRTITITREAHIAAAKSYAELGFPEQAMAILQPFHPVLDEGIWDTETEQLLVDTFDILTLPQVLQQYNDRVMILSVRGSATRRISEEALEILKGMNSSIELVEDHGSYIAVIYEGKIIEEYMNNSGDVTLTHEQANAAFKKLIGSRRVEIYSAGKEFGDRSSIKIDGIEYSRNKRGLNIAVFDKEMTVIGTEYFDTHVSDVRVTK